From a region of the Corvus cornix cornix isolate S_Up_H32 chromosome 2, ASM73873v5, whole genome shotgun sequence genome:
- the JCAD gene encoding junctional protein associated with coronary artery disease isoform X3 codes for MKGLAAAPGAPRHPKENQMKAGTGARHVRRSGLQESCEVPSTCKWQSLEVESWNQPKKVGRQMSEGDREKLLQELYSLTLGDNVLSSHSRGKSQSLPRVLSPESMRCVEMASLTNSNNSLSVTKTPLYPPNRLSVEPAKHHGTGGHFLPLVKPKYGRPLKPPSYELQQQTRAPAETMGFQDHYQKEEPISYLAKVNEPRQDADSGLEPPVYVPPPSYKSPPHQHVTPRSPSEVPNTDLCVSSDPQGPAERVVPCQRPAMNTFEVGGDPCKDNHFPHGKQSHARRPADHLRSVQYIPFDDPRIRHIKIAPLEGLQGNSKHTENACSPSSGALQERNLEVQYNSAFVDASNLSSSAKGERTSDSSTHSNRWLAPSVRDQENCALPDQRDNCSATNHSPRNEASTEYTKGKLSVRNSHMDNTCETVTKVKKFEPGTGMQSKKSSKKKMNETIFCLVSIPVKSESNQPDTDRNNNITQSPDKNGFDHNGALQEQSLLSMSSTDLELQALTGSMTNKNELQKQELWRPEEFKQMNDLRFIQPTKHRELKYSGSWPGDQYKDQQTQTSFSEEPESPQFFHGTKPGQPDSSKLLSPKLLGCTASTMGAKQTGSPSDERGCRQSGYGMKGQTHLSQSSNSAFSRTATSVLQAPSPKAHQSQPVPVQERENGLLFKGDVVKGETGAPCNSKELFGQFLLKPVSRRPWDAISELESFNKELQGQEESTSSEEDLASAAAPLQTGAFMQRRESRNQKSSQEPKHGGKSEVVVPEVPVFRSGRVKSKSESWSMGTECGGAEPRGVGSQGSSKPGGSSEGVRPADGSLITKMGMGEANSRTSKQPVHVGPVKRILSSSPSSSCHSNPFNNPVLQEMSEDQNYLDFVKLSKGATPTNDRVLERGSVVSLSLTKRNQRCSEPDLRSVGLDVAPEPGANNSDHSSDANAVEIPVNESLQARAARILGIDIAVESLLPDDHAGPHPGTSPSNGAQDFESSSVGSTVSKEEGKKEDSYEGRRKCGWTESALFVRAGGRSLHPDECQATHQEASTKPLVTEQVVEQPVGPKQGEDQNLVCKSAAYQHSEKRVRSTSKVIETLQGKLTSPPSRTAMDRLVRMKEVDSVSRMRRLSIKSADSGEEVDEEKLLKVPEERGSKLASSGAVSKRVISLSENGYLGGMDKKKIDRDFSLDTYDPTKVEKV; via the exons ATGAaaggcctggctgcagccccaggagcaccCCGGCACCCCAAGGAGAATCAGATGAAGGCGGGGACAGGTGCGCGGCATGTCAGAAGAAGCGGCTTGCAGGAAAGCTGTGAAGTGCCCAGCACCTGCAAATGGCAAAGTCTGGAAGTGGAAAGCTGGAACCAGCCAAAAAAGGTAGGGAGGCAAATGTCCGAGGGTGACAGGGAGAAGCTGCTTCAAGAGCTGTATTCGCTGACATTGGGAGACAATGTactcagctcccacagcagggggAAATCACAGTCGTTGCCAAGGGTCCTTTCGCCTGAGAGCATGAGGTGCGTGGAAATGGCCTCCCTGACCAACAGTAACAACTCGCTCAGCGTAACTAAAACCCCCTTGTATCCCCCAAACAGACTGAGTGTGGAACCAGCCAAGCACCATGGAACGGGAGGCCATTTCCTTCCCCTGGTGAAGCCCAAGTATGGGAGGCCTCTTAAGCCTCCATCCTACgaactgcagcagcagactAGGGCACCTGCAGAAACCATGGGTTTCCAGGACCACTACCAGAAAGAGGAACCTATCTCCTACTTAGCCAAAGTCAATGAGCCAAGGCAAGATGCAGACTCTGGTTTGGAGCCCCCAGTGTACGTACCTCCTCCTTCTTACAAATCCCCACCTCACCAACACGTGACCCCACGTTCCCCCAGTGAAGTGCCTAACACTGACCTGTGCGTCAGCAGTGATCCACAGGGTCCTGCAGAGAGGGTTGTCCCCTGCCAACGACCAGCCATGAATACTTTTGAAGTGGGGGGTGACCCTTGCAAAGACAACCATTTTCCTCATGGGAAGCAAAGCCATGCAAGGCGCCCTGCTGACCACCTGCGTTCCGTTCAGTATATTCCCTTTGATGATCCTCGGATACGACATATTAAAATTGCACCACTGGAAGGTCTGCAGGGCAACTCTaaacacactgaaaatgcaTGTAGTCCCAGTTCTGGTGCTTTGCAAGAGAGAAATCTTGAAGTACAGTACAACAGTGCCTTTGTGGATGCATCAAACTTGTCCAGTTCTGCAAAGGGAGAAAGAACTTCTGACAGCTCCACCCATAGCAACAGATGGTTGGCACCATCCGTTCGAGATCAGGAAAATTGTGCCTTGCCGGACCAAAGAGACAATTGTAGTGCAACTAATCACAGCCCCCGTAACGAAGCCAGCACAGAGTACACAAAAGGCAAACTTTCTGTAAGAAATTCACATATGGACAACACCTGTGAGACTGTTACAAAAGTGAAAAAGTTTGAACCTGGAACTGGGATGCAGAGCAAAAAgagttcaaagaaaaaaatgaatgaaactATATTTTGTTTGGTCTCCATCCCAGTTAAATCAGAATCCAATCAGCCAGATACAGATAGGAACAACAACATAACTCAGAGCCCTGATAAGAACGGGTTTGATCACAATGGGGCTTTGCAAGAACAAAGTCTCTTAAGTATGTCTTCAACAGACTTGGAGTTACAAGCACTTACAGGAAGCATGACCAATAAAAATGAGTTACAAAAACAAGAGCTGTGGAGACCAGAAGAGTTCAAACAAATGAATGACCTCAGATTTATTCAGcccacaaaacacagagagCTCAAATATTCTGGCTCCTGGCCAGGTGATCAGTACAAAGACCAGCAGACACAGACCAGTTTCTCTGAAGAACCTGAGAGCCCACAATTTTTCCATGGTACAAAGCCTGGGCAGCCTGATAGTAGCAAACTGCTGTCTCCAAAACTCCTGGGATGTACAGCATCCACGATGGGGGCAAAACAGACAGGATCACCTTCTGATGAaagaggctgcaggcagagcgGTTACGGTATGAAGGGCCAGACACACCTCAGCCAGTCTAGCAACAGTGCATTTTCCAGGACTGCCACCTCAGTCCTTCAGGCTCCCTCCCCAAAAGCCCACCAGAGCCAGCCTGTGCCTGTCCAAGAGAGGGAAAATGGCCTTCTTTTCAAGGGAGATGTAGTTAAGGGAGAAACAGGTGCTCCCTGCAACAGTAAAGAGCTGTTTGGGCAGTTCCTGTTGAAACCTGTAAGTCGCCGTCCCTGGGATGCAATAAGTGAGCTAGAAAGTTTTAACAAGGAGCTgcaagggcaggaggagagcacAAGCAGTGAAGAAGATTTGGcaagtgctgcagctcctctgcagacaGGTGCCTTTATGCAGAGGAGGGAGTCCAGAAATCAGAAGTCAAGCCAGGAGCCAAAACATGGTGGGAAATCAGAAGTGGTTGTGCCAGAGGTGCCTGTATTTAGGTCAGGAAGGGTTAAAAGTAAGTCTGAAAGTTGGAGCATGGGGACAGAGTGTGGTGGTGCCGAGCCAAGAGGTGTTGGCTCTCAAGGCTCCTCAAAGCCAGGCGGGAGCAGTGAAGGAGTCAGGCCAGCAGATGGAAGTCTGATAACAAAAATGGGGATGGGGGAAGCCAACAGCAGAACGAGCAAACAGCCAGTTCATGTTGGCCCTGTCAAAAGAATTTTGTCCAGTAGCCCAAGTAGTTCATGTCACAGTAATCCTTTCAATAACCCTGTTTTGCAGGAGATGAGTGAAGACCAAAATTACCTAGACTTTGTTAAACTGAGCAAAGGGGCAACTCCCACAAATGACAGGGTATTAGAGAGAGGGTCAGTAGTAAGCTTGTCACTAACAAAGAGGAACCAAAGGTGCTCTGAGCCAGATTTGAGGTCAGTGGGACTTGATGTGGCCCCAGAACCTGGTGCTAACAACTCTGATCACTCTTCAGATGCAAATGCAGTGGAAATCCCTGTGAATGAGTCATTGCAGGCAAGAGCTGCAAGAATTTTAGGTATAGATATTGCAGTGGAGTCTCTCCTTCCAGATGACCACGCTGGGCCCCACCCAGGCACTAGCCCTTCAAATGGTGCTCAGGACTTTGAGTCATCATCAGTGGGGAGCACAGTAAgtaaagaagaaggaaaaaaagaggattcTTATGAAGGCAGACGAAAGTGTGGCTGGACAGAGAGTGCTCTCTTTGTCAGAGCTGGAGGACGATCTTTACACCCTGATGAATGCCAGGCCACTCACCAGGAAGCCAGCACTAAACCACTGGTAACTGAGCAAGTTGTTGAACAACCTGTGGGTCCCAAGCAAGGTGAGGACCAAAACTTGGTTTGTAAGTCAGCTGCATATCAGCATTCAGAAAAGAGAGTGAGGAGCACCTCGAAAGTGATAGAGACACTCCAAGGCAAGCTTACGTCTCCACCCAGCCGGACTGCCATGGATCGCTTGGTGCGAATGAAAGAAGTTGACTCTGTGTCGCGGATGAGACGTCTAAGCATTAAGAGCGCAGACTCAGGAGAGGAGGTGGATGAGGAGAAGCTGTTGAAGGTcccagaggagagaggaagcaaACTGGCAAGCTCAGGGGCTGTTTCCAAGCGTGTTATCTCTCTCAGTGAAAATGGATATTTAGGTGGAATGGACAAGAAGAAGATCgacagagatttttctttag ATACATATGACCCCACCAAAGTTGAAAAGGTGTGA
- the JCAD gene encoding junctional protein associated with coronary artery disease isoform X1, with protein MFSVEDLLISHGYKLSKNPPVSYENRYDGYRHEITGNRSAQKTTLNGTEAESRAGAYSKKPLVKTSSSSTESSHGSQGRQAGPGYHHDLQGLSTFHTSEGGVYDRPHLAWSPQPKTDKDLAYWRRRGQDFSVLLSYSQKASGEMKGLAAAPGAPRHPKENQMKAGTGARHVRRSGLQESCEVPSTCKWQSLEVESWNQPKKVGRQMSEGDREKLLQELYSLTLGDNVLSSHSRGKSQSLPRVLSPESMRCVEMASLTNSNNSLSVTKTPLYPPNRLSVEPAKHHGTGGHFLPLVKPKYGRPLKPPSYELQQQTRAPAETMGFQDHYQKEEPISYLAKVNEPRQDADSGLEPPVYVPPPSYKSPPHQHVTPRSPSEVPNTDLCVSSDPQGPAERVVPCQRPAMNTFEVGGDPCKDNHFPHGKQSHARRPADHLRSVQYIPFDDPRIRHIKIAPLEGLQGNSKHTENACSPSSGALQERNLEVQYNSAFVDASNLSSSAKGERTSDSSTHSNRWLAPSVRDQENCALPDQRDNCSATNHSPRNEASTEYTKGKLSVRNSHMDNTCETVTKVKKFEPGTGMQSKKSSKKKMNETIFCLVSIPVKSESNQPDTDRNNNITQSPDKNGFDHNGALQEQSLLSMSSTDLELQALTGSMTNKNELQKQELWRPEEFKQMNDLRFIQPTKHRELKYSGSWPGDQYKDQQTQTSFSEEPESPQFFHGTKPGQPDSSKLLSPKLLGCTASTMGAKQTGSPSDERGCRQSGYGMKGQTHLSQSSNSAFSRTATSVLQAPSPKAHQSQPVPVQERENGLLFKGDVVKGETGAPCNSKELFGQFLLKPVSRRPWDAISELESFNKELQGQEESTSSEEDLASAAAPLQTGAFMQRRESRNQKSSQEPKHGGKSEVVVPEVPVFRSGRVKSKSESWSMGTECGGAEPRGVGSQGSSKPGGSSEGVRPADGSLITKMGMGEANSRTSKQPVHVGPVKRILSSSPSSSCHSNPFNNPVLQEMSEDQNYLDFVKLSKGATPTNDRVLERGSVVSLSLTKRNQRCSEPDLRSVGLDVAPEPGANNSDHSSDANAVEIPVNESLQARAARILGIDIAVESLLPDDHAGPHPGTSPSNGAQDFESSSVGSTVSKEEGKKEDSYEGRRKCGWTESALFVRAGGRSLHPDECQATHQEASTKPLVTEQVVEQPVGPKQGEDQNLVCKSAAYQHSEKRVRSTSKVIETLQGKLTSPPSRTAMDRLVRMKEVDSVSRMRRLSIKSADSGEEVDEEKLLKVPEERGSKLASSGAVSKRVISLSENGYLGGMDKKKIDRDFSLGKTLLWEIQMGTCSLCNGMIGLLMPT; from the coding sequence ggtttaTGACAGGCCTCATTTAGCATGGTCTCCCCAGCCCAAGACTGATAAAGATCTCGCCTACTGGAGAAGACGAGGACAGGACTTCAGTGTACTACTGAGCTATTCCCAGAAAGCCAGTGGGGAGATGAaaggcctggctgcagccccaggagcaccCCGGCACCCCAAGGAGAATCAGATGAAGGCGGGGACAGGTGCGCGGCATGTCAGAAGAAGCGGCTTGCAGGAAAGCTGTGAAGTGCCCAGCACCTGCAAATGGCAAAGTCTGGAAGTGGAAAGCTGGAACCAGCCAAAAAAGGTAGGGAGGCAAATGTCCGAGGGTGACAGGGAGAAGCTGCTTCAAGAGCTGTATTCGCTGACATTGGGAGACAATGTactcagctcccacagcagggggAAATCACAGTCGTTGCCAAGGGTCCTTTCGCCTGAGAGCATGAGGTGCGTGGAAATGGCCTCCCTGACCAACAGTAACAACTCGCTCAGCGTAACTAAAACCCCCTTGTATCCCCCAAACAGACTGAGTGTGGAACCAGCCAAGCACCATGGAACGGGAGGCCATTTCCTTCCCCTGGTGAAGCCCAAGTATGGGAGGCCTCTTAAGCCTCCATCCTACgaactgcagcagcagactAGGGCACCTGCAGAAACCATGGGTTTCCAGGACCACTACCAGAAAGAGGAACCTATCTCCTACTTAGCCAAAGTCAATGAGCCAAGGCAAGATGCAGACTCTGGTTTGGAGCCCCCAGTGTACGTACCTCCTCCTTCTTACAAATCCCCACCTCACCAACACGTGACCCCACGTTCCCCCAGTGAAGTGCCTAACACTGACCTGTGCGTCAGCAGTGATCCACAGGGTCCTGCAGAGAGGGTTGTCCCCTGCCAACGACCAGCCATGAATACTTTTGAAGTGGGGGGTGACCCTTGCAAAGACAACCATTTTCCTCATGGGAAGCAAAGCCATGCAAGGCGCCCTGCTGACCACCTGCGTTCCGTTCAGTATATTCCCTTTGATGATCCTCGGATACGACATATTAAAATTGCACCACTGGAAGGTCTGCAGGGCAACTCTaaacacactgaaaatgcaTGTAGTCCCAGTTCTGGTGCTTTGCAAGAGAGAAATCTTGAAGTACAGTACAACAGTGCCTTTGTGGATGCATCAAACTTGTCCAGTTCTGCAAAGGGAGAAAGAACTTCTGACAGCTCCACCCATAGCAACAGATGGTTGGCACCATCCGTTCGAGATCAGGAAAATTGTGCCTTGCCGGACCAAAGAGACAATTGTAGTGCAACTAATCACAGCCCCCGTAACGAAGCCAGCACAGAGTACACAAAAGGCAAACTTTCTGTAAGAAATTCACATATGGACAACACCTGTGAGACTGTTACAAAAGTGAAAAAGTTTGAACCTGGAACTGGGATGCAGAGCAAAAAgagttcaaagaaaaaaatgaatgaaactATATTTTGTTTGGTCTCCATCCCAGTTAAATCAGAATCCAATCAGCCAGATACAGATAGGAACAACAACATAACTCAGAGCCCTGATAAGAACGGGTTTGATCACAATGGGGCTTTGCAAGAACAAAGTCTCTTAAGTATGTCTTCAACAGACTTGGAGTTACAAGCACTTACAGGAAGCATGACCAATAAAAATGAGTTACAAAAACAAGAGCTGTGGAGACCAGAAGAGTTCAAACAAATGAATGACCTCAGATTTATTCAGcccacaaaacacagagagCTCAAATATTCTGGCTCCTGGCCAGGTGATCAGTACAAAGACCAGCAGACACAGACCAGTTTCTCTGAAGAACCTGAGAGCCCACAATTTTTCCATGGTACAAAGCCTGGGCAGCCTGATAGTAGCAAACTGCTGTCTCCAAAACTCCTGGGATGTACAGCATCCACGATGGGGGCAAAACAGACAGGATCACCTTCTGATGAaagaggctgcaggcagagcgGTTACGGTATGAAGGGCCAGACACACCTCAGCCAGTCTAGCAACAGTGCATTTTCCAGGACTGCCACCTCAGTCCTTCAGGCTCCCTCCCCAAAAGCCCACCAGAGCCAGCCTGTGCCTGTCCAAGAGAGGGAAAATGGCCTTCTTTTCAAGGGAGATGTAGTTAAGGGAGAAACAGGTGCTCCCTGCAACAGTAAAGAGCTGTTTGGGCAGTTCCTGTTGAAACCTGTAAGTCGCCGTCCCTGGGATGCAATAAGTGAGCTAGAAAGTTTTAACAAGGAGCTgcaagggcaggaggagagcacAAGCAGTGAAGAAGATTTGGcaagtgctgcagctcctctgcagacaGGTGCCTTTATGCAGAGGAGGGAGTCCAGAAATCAGAAGTCAAGCCAGGAGCCAAAACATGGTGGGAAATCAGAAGTGGTTGTGCCAGAGGTGCCTGTATTTAGGTCAGGAAGGGTTAAAAGTAAGTCTGAAAGTTGGAGCATGGGGACAGAGTGTGGTGGTGCCGAGCCAAGAGGTGTTGGCTCTCAAGGCTCCTCAAAGCCAGGCGGGAGCAGTGAAGGAGTCAGGCCAGCAGATGGAAGTCTGATAACAAAAATGGGGATGGGGGAAGCCAACAGCAGAACGAGCAAACAGCCAGTTCATGTTGGCCCTGTCAAAAGAATTTTGTCCAGTAGCCCAAGTAGTTCATGTCACAGTAATCCTTTCAATAACCCTGTTTTGCAGGAGATGAGTGAAGACCAAAATTACCTAGACTTTGTTAAACTGAGCAAAGGGGCAACTCCCACAAATGACAGGGTATTAGAGAGAGGGTCAGTAGTAAGCTTGTCACTAACAAAGAGGAACCAAAGGTGCTCTGAGCCAGATTTGAGGTCAGTGGGACTTGATGTGGCCCCAGAACCTGGTGCTAACAACTCTGATCACTCTTCAGATGCAAATGCAGTGGAAATCCCTGTGAATGAGTCATTGCAGGCAAGAGCTGCAAGAATTTTAGGTATAGATATTGCAGTGGAGTCTCTCCTTCCAGATGACCACGCTGGGCCCCACCCAGGCACTAGCCCTTCAAATGGTGCTCAGGACTTTGAGTCATCATCAGTGGGGAGCACAGTAAgtaaagaagaaggaaaaaaagaggattcTTATGAAGGCAGACGAAAGTGTGGCTGGACAGAGAGTGCTCTCTTTGTCAGAGCTGGAGGACGATCTTTACACCCTGATGAATGCCAGGCCACTCACCAGGAAGCCAGCACTAAACCACTGGTAACTGAGCAAGTTGTTGAACAACCTGTGGGTCCCAAGCAAGGTGAGGACCAAAACTTGGTTTGTAAGTCAGCTGCATATCAGCATTCAGAAAAGAGAGTGAGGAGCACCTCGAAAGTGATAGAGACACTCCAAGGCAAGCTTACGTCTCCACCCAGCCGGACTGCCATGGATCGCTTGGTGCGAATGAAAGAAGTTGACTCTGTGTCGCGGATGAGACGTCTAAGCATTAAGAGCGCAGACTCAGGAGAGGAGGTGGATGAGGAGAAGCTGTTGAAGGTcccagaggagagaggaagcaaACTGGCAAGCTCAGGGGCTGTTTCCAAGCGTGTTATCTCTCTCAGTGAAAATGGATATTTAGGTGGAATGGACAAGAAGAAGATCgacagagatttttctttagGTAAGACCCTGTTATGGGAGATCCAGATGGGTACTTGTTCCTTATGTAATGGCATGATCGGTTTGCTTATGCCCACGTAA
- the JCAD gene encoding junctional protein associated with coronary artery disease isoform X2: MFSVEDLLISHGYKLSKNPPVSYENRYDGYRHEITGNRSAQKTTLNGTEAESRAGAYSKKPLVKTSSSSTESSHGSQGRQAGPGYHHDLQGLSTFHTSEGGVYDRPHLAWSPQPKTDKDLAYWRRRGQDFSVLLSYSQKASGEMKGLAAAPGAPRHPKENQMKAGTGARHVRRSGLQESCEVPSTCKWQSLEVESWNQPKKVGRQMSEGDREKLLQELYSLTLGDNVLSSHSRGKSQSLPRVLSPESMRCVEMASLTNSNNSLSVTKTPLYPPNRLSVEPAKHHGTGGHFLPLVKPKYGRPLKPPSYELQQQTRAPAETMGFQDHYQKEEPISYLAKVNEPRQDADSGLEPPVYVPPPSYKSPPHQHVTPRSPSEVPNTDLCVSSDPQGPAERVVPCQRPAMNTFEVGGDPCKDNHFPHGKQSHARRPADHLRSVQYIPFDDPRIRHIKIAPLEGLQGNSKHTENACSPSSGALQERNLEVQYNSAFVDASNLSSSAKGERTSDSSTHSNRWLAPSVRDQENCALPDQRDNCSATNHSPRNEASTEYTKGKLSVRNSHMDNTCETVTKVKKFEPGTGMQSKKSSKKKMNETIFCLVSIPVKSESNQPDTDRNNNITQSPDKNGFDHNGALQEQSLLSMSSTDLELQALTGSMTNKNELQKQELWRPEEFKQMNDLRFIQPTKHRELKYSGSWPGDQYKDQQTQTSFSEEPESPQFFHGTKPGQPDSSKLLSPKLLGCTASTMGAKQTGSPSDERGCRQSGYGMKGQTHLSQSSNSAFSRTATSVLQAPSPKAHQSQPVPVQERENGLLFKGDVVKGETGAPCNSKELFGQFLLKPVSRRPWDAISELESFNKELQGQEESTSSEEDLASAAAPLQTGAFMQRRESRNQKSSQEPKHGGKSEVVVPEVPVFRSGRVKSKSESWSMGTECGGAEPRGVGSQGSSKPGGSSEGVRPADGSLITKMGMGEANSRTSKQPVHVGPVKRILSSSPSSSCHSNPFNNPVLQEMSEDQNYLDFVKLSKGATPTNDRVLERGSVVSLSLTKRNQRCSEPDLRSVGLDVAPEPGANNSDHSSDANAVEIPVNESLQARAARILGIDIAVESLLPDDHAGPHPGTSPSNGAQDFESSSVGSTVSKEEGKKEDSYEGRRKCGWTESALFVRAGGRSLHPDECQATHQEASTKPLVTEQVVEQPVGPKQGEDQNLVCKSAAYQHSEKRVRSTSKVIETLQGKLTSPPSRTAMDRLVRMKEVDSVSRMRRLSIKSADSGEEVDEEKLLKVPEERGSKLASSGAVSKRVISLSENGYLGGMDKKKIDRDFSLDTYDPTKVEKV, encoded by the exons ggtttaTGACAGGCCTCATTTAGCATGGTCTCCCCAGCCCAAGACTGATAAAGATCTCGCCTACTGGAGAAGACGAGGACAGGACTTCAGTGTACTACTGAGCTATTCCCAGAAAGCCAGTGGGGAGATGAaaggcctggctgcagccccaggagcaccCCGGCACCCCAAGGAGAATCAGATGAAGGCGGGGACAGGTGCGCGGCATGTCAGAAGAAGCGGCTTGCAGGAAAGCTGTGAAGTGCCCAGCACCTGCAAATGGCAAAGTCTGGAAGTGGAAAGCTGGAACCAGCCAAAAAAGGTAGGGAGGCAAATGTCCGAGGGTGACAGGGAGAAGCTGCTTCAAGAGCTGTATTCGCTGACATTGGGAGACAATGTactcagctcccacagcagggggAAATCACAGTCGTTGCCAAGGGTCCTTTCGCCTGAGAGCATGAGGTGCGTGGAAATGGCCTCCCTGACCAACAGTAACAACTCGCTCAGCGTAACTAAAACCCCCTTGTATCCCCCAAACAGACTGAGTGTGGAACCAGCCAAGCACCATGGAACGGGAGGCCATTTCCTTCCCCTGGTGAAGCCCAAGTATGGGAGGCCTCTTAAGCCTCCATCCTACgaactgcagcagcagactAGGGCACCTGCAGAAACCATGGGTTTCCAGGACCACTACCAGAAAGAGGAACCTATCTCCTACTTAGCCAAAGTCAATGAGCCAAGGCAAGATGCAGACTCTGGTTTGGAGCCCCCAGTGTACGTACCTCCTCCTTCTTACAAATCCCCACCTCACCAACACGTGACCCCACGTTCCCCCAGTGAAGTGCCTAACACTGACCTGTGCGTCAGCAGTGATCCACAGGGTCCTGCAGAGAGGGTTGTCCCCTGCCAACGACCAGCCATGAATACTTTTGAAGTGGGGGGTGACCCTTGCAAAGACAACCATTTTCCTCATGGGAAGCAAAGCCATGCAAGGCGCCCTGCTGACCACCTGCGTTCCGTTCAGTATATTCCCTTTGATGATCCTCGGATACGACATATTAAAATTGCACCACTGGAAGGTCTGCAGGGCAACTCTaaacacactgaaaatgcaTGTAGTCCCAGTTCTGGTGCTTTGCAAGAGAGAAATCTTGAAGTACAGTACAACAGTGCCTTTGTGGATGCATCAAACTTGTCCAGTTCTGCAAAGGGAGAAAGAACTTCTGACAGCTCCACCCATAGCAACAGATGGTTGGCACCATCCGTTCGAGATCAGGAAAATTGTGCCTTGCCGGACCAAAGAGACAATTGTAGTGCAACTAATCACAGCCCCCGTAACGAAGCCAGCACAGAGTACACAAAAGGCAAACTTTCTGTAAGAAATTCACATATGGACAACACCTGTGAGACTGTTACAAAAGTGAAAAAGTTTGAACCTGGAACTGGGATGCAGAGCAAAAAgagttcaaagaaaaaaatgaatgaaactATATTTTGTTTGGTCTCCATCCCAGTTAAATCAGAATCCAATCAGCCAGATACAGATAGGAACAACAACATAACTCAGAGCCCTGATAAGAACGGGTTTGATCACAATGGGGCTTTGCAAGAACAAAGTCTCTTAAGTATGTCTTCAACAGACTTGGAGTTACAAGCACTTACAGGAAGCATGACCAATAAAAATGAGTTACAAAAACAAGAGCTGTGGAGACCAGAAGAGTTCAAACAAATGAATGACCTCAGATTTATTCAGcccacaaaacacagagagCTCAAATATTCTGGCTCCTGGCCAGGTGATCAGTACAAAGACCAGCAGACACAGACCAGTTTCTCTGAAGAACCTGAGAGCCCACAATTTTTCCATGGTACAAAGCCTGGGCAGCCTGATAGTAGCAAACTGCTGTCTCCAAAACTCCTGGGATGTACAGCATCCACGATGGGGGCAAAACAGACAGGATCACCTTCTGATGAaagaggctgcaggcagagcgGTTACGGTATGAAGGGCCAGACACACCTCAGCCAGTCTAGCAACAGTGCATTTTCCAGGACTGCCACCTCAGTCCTTCAGGCTCCCTCCCCAAAAGCCCACCAGAGCCAGCCTGTGCCTGTCCAAGAGAGGGAAAATGGCCTTCTTTTCAAGGGAGATGTAGTTAAGGGAGAAACAGGTGCTCCCTGCAACAGTAAAGAGCTGTTTGGGCAGTTCCTGTTGAAACCTGTAAGTCGCCGTCCCTGGGATGCAATAAGTGAGCTAGAAAGTTTTAACAAGGAGCTgcaagggcaggaggagagcacAAGCAGTGAAGAAGATTTGGcaagtgctgcagctcctctgcagacaGGTGCCTTTATGCAGAGGAGGGAGTCCAGAAATCAGAAGTCAAGCCAGGAGCCAAAACATGGTGGGAAATCAGAAGTGGTTGTGCCAGAGGTGCCTGTATTTAGGTCAGGAAGGGTTAAAAGTAAGTCTGAAAGTTGGAGCATGGGGACAGAGTGTGGTGGTGCCGAGCCAAGAGGTGTTGGCTCTCAAGGCTCCTCAAAGCCAGGCGGGAGCAGTGAAGGAGTCAGGCCAGCAGATGGAAGTCTGATAACAAAAATGGGGATGGGGGAAGCCAACAGCAGAACGAGCAAACAGCCAGTTCATGTTGGCCCTGTCAAAAGAATTTTGTCCAGTAGCCCAAGTAGTTCATGTCACAGTAATCCTTTCAATAACCCTGTTTTGCAGGAGATGAGTGAAGACCAAAATTACCTAGACTTTGTTAAACTGAGCAAAGGGGCAACTCCCACAAATGACAGGGTATTAGAGAGAGGGTCAGTAGTAAGCTTGTCACTAACAAAGAGGAACCAAAGGTGCTCTGAGCCAGATTTGAGGTCAGTGGGACTTGATGTGGCCCCAGAACCTGGTGCTAACAACTCTGATCACTCTTCAGATGCAAATGCAGTGGAAATCCCTGTGAATGAGTCATTGCAGGCAAGAGCTGCAAGAATTTTAGGTATAGATATTGCAGTGGAGTCTCTCCTTCCAGATGACCACGCTGGGCCCCACCCAGGCACTAGCCCTTCAAATGGTGCTCAGGACTTTGAGTCATCATCAGTGGGGAGCACAGTAAgtaaagaagaaggaaaaaaagaggattcTTATGAAGGCAGACGAAAGTGTGGCTGGACAGAGAGTGCTCTCTTTGTCAGAGCTGGAGGACGATCTTTACACCCTGATGAATGCCAGGCCACTCACCAGGAAGCCAGCACTAAACCACTGGTAACTGAGCAAGTTGTTGAACAACCTGTGGGTCCCAAGCAAGGTGAGGACCAAAACTTGGTTTGTAAGTCAGCTGCATATCAGCATTCAGAAAAGAGAGTGAGGAGCACCTCGAAAGTGATAGAGACACTCCAAGGCAAGCTTACGTCTCCACCCAGCCGGACTGCCATGGATCGCTTGGTGCGAATGAAAGAAGTTGACTCTGTGTCGCGGATGAGACGTCTAAGCATTAAGAGCGCAGACTCAGGAGAGGAGGTGGATGAGGAGAAGCTGTTGAAGGTcccagaggagagaggaagcaaACTGGCAAGCTCAGGGGCTGTTTCCAAGCGTGTTATCTCTCTCAGTGAAAATGGATATTTAGGTGGAATGGACAAGAAGAAGATCgacagagatttttctttag ATACATATGACCCCACCAAAGTTGAAAAGGTGTGA